One Fuerstiella marisgermanici DNA window includes the following coding sequences:
- a CDS encoding macro domain-containing protein → MMSINYLEGDATQPVGDGPKIIVHVCNDIGGWGKGFVVAISKRWKEPEAEYRRWHKEDGAQPFELGEVQFVKAEDGLWVANLIGQHGLRRKEGQAPVRYAAIERGLQSVGKFAAEYSASVHMPRIGCGLAGGQWEEIEPLIEKALLNRDIETYVYDFG, encoded by the coding sequence ATGATGTCCATCAACTACCTCGAAGGCGACGCCACCCAGCCGGTTGGCGATGGGCCGAAGATCATCGTCCACGTATGCAACGATATCGGCGGTTGGGGGAAGGGCTTCGTTGTCGCTATCTCGAAACGATGGAAAGAACCGGAAGCGGAGTACCGACGCTGGCACAAAGAAGATGGTGCCCAACCGTTTGAGCTTGGCGAGGTTCAGTTCGTCAAAGCAGAAGACGGCCTCTGGGTTGCCAACTTGATCGGCCAGCACGGGCTCCGTCGCAAGGAAGGGCAAGCTCCAGTCAGATATGCGGCTATCGAGCGTGGGCTTCAGTCCGTTGGCAAATTTGCCGCAGAGTATTCCGCATCTGTTCACATGCCGAGAATCGGCTGTGGCTTGGCGGGCGGGCAATGGGAAGAGATCGAGCCATTGATCGAAAAGGCATTGCTCAATCGTGACATCGAAACATATGTCTACGATTTCGGCTGA
- a CDS encoding recombinase family protein: protein MAKKTAIYSRISSRQQDHRSQMPDLERWAEAHGEPVVYFKDTFTGRTMARPGMDKMMEALRAGKLDRIVVWRLDRLGRTTKGLCQLFDELHSRGVDLVSMKDGFSLASPAGRLHARILASVAEYETEIRAERVAAGQAAARKRGKTWGGSDKGWRWKVTVDQVNAIHEMKSAGRKITQIARVTGLSRPTIYRVLREVEPIV, encoded by the coding sequence ATGGCGAAGAAGACAGCAATCTATTCGAGGATCAGCAGCCGACAGCAAGATCACCGCAGCCAGATGCCTGACCTTGAGCGTTGGGCTGAAGCACACGGTGAACCAGTGGTCTACTTCAAAGACACGTTCACGGGCCGCACCATGGCTCGACCGGGCATGGACAAAATGATGGAAGCCTTGAGAGCAGGCAAGCTTGACCGCATCGTTGTCTGGCGGCTCGATAGACTTGGCCGAACAACGAAGGGACTCTGCCAACTGTTCGACGAGCTTCACTCACGTGGCGTTGATCTGGTCAGCATGAAGGATGGGTTCAGCTTGGCATCACCAGCCGGTCGATTGCACGCACGCATATTGGCGAGTGTCGCCGAGTACGAGACCGAGATCAGAGCCGAGAGAGTTGCCGCAGGTCAGGCAGCAGCACGCAAGCGAGGAAAGACGTGGGGCGGCAGCGACAAGGGATGGCGTTGGAAAGTGACGGTCGATCAGGTCAACGCAATCCACGAGATGAAATCCGCAGGCCGCAAGATCACGCAGATCGCACGAGTGACGGGGCTGTCACGCCCAACGATCTACCGTGTGCTGCGAGAAGTTGAACCGATTGTTTGA
- a CDS encoding ankyrin repeat domain-containing protein — translation MDIHLFTSNGDIEAVQEELQKSVPVDSRDERDFTPLAYAASSPDADESLLRLLLDSGADVNAPVDQGKKSPFDLAACSGSSGKVMLLANAGANVDFVSPSGYTVVVNIMYSLFDSDDLVPMIKLLVSLGADTDTETQYGESPLSVSSRFGRFDAVQALLEAGADPSRLQWTEPMNAVALRSIDDLKQLFPIGDSGLEQRDRWGRTPWLLASVVGDIEKATFLLSAGANIEDRERGGSTALAICASRGNAEMLSWLISSGAEIEAVDDAQNTPLMLAAQEGHDGCVRVLLDAGAKTNRKNEYDDSTMSMASTEQVMRLLIAAGEDIGEINTELKRILLGLEGGKPLNISEAEYRLGCRPRYGKSNPEVIDVAFWHEMVRCGISAYEAKSQFGDEDNMAEATWCFSRYGVSFTELPNGRFVQIGGEHEDFYDPDFCIYNDVLIHERGGQIQIMGYPKEVFPPTDFHSATFIDGFIYIVGSLGYHGERKFGTTLVYRLNCETWAIESIPTTGASPGWIHDHKAMLQEPHVLSISGGKVCIETNGHEELVENSEIYLLNLTCGEWTRKT, via the coding sequence ATGGATATCCACCTATTTACATCAAATGGTGATATTGAAGCGGTACAGGAAGAGCTACAAAAAAGCGTTCCTGTGGATTCCCGTGATGAGCGTGACTTCACGCCGCTGGCCTATGCAGCGAGCAGTCCAGACGCTGATGAATCCCTGCTCAGGCTACTTCTCGACTCGGGAGCGGATGTTAATGCACCCGTCGATCAAGGGAAGAAATCACCGTTCGATCTGGCTGCGTGTTCAGGCAGTTCGGGAAAGGTCATGCTGCTTGCAAATGCCGGAGCGAACGTGGATTTCGTTTCCCCAAGCGGCTACACCGTTGTCGTCAATATCATGTACAGCCTTTTCGATAGCGATGATCTCGTGCCGATGATCAAGTTGTTGGTGAGTTTAGGTGCGGACACTGATACCGAAACGCAATATGGTGAGTCGCCGTTGAGTGTATCTTCCCGTTTCGGTCGATTTGACGCTGTGCAAGCTTTGCTCGAAGCTGGGGCCGATCCATCTCGACTTCAGTGGACGGAGCCAATGAATGCTGTCGCCCTGCGCTCAATCGACGACCTGAAGCAGCTTTTTCCTATTGGCGACAGCGGCCTTGAGCAACGTGATCGATGGGGACGCACACCTTGGTTGTTGGCGTCAGTTGTTGGAGACATCGAGAAGGCAACATTCTTGCTATCCGCCGGGGCTAATATCGAAGATCGAGAACGTGGTGGATCAACCGCTCTGGCAATCTGCGCTTCACGAGGCAATGCCGAGATGCTTTCGTGGCTGATCAGTTCTGGAGCCGAGATTGAAGCTGTCGATGATGCTCAGAACACGCCCCTAATGCTTGCGGCACAGGAAGGTCACGATGGTTGCGTGAGGGTGCTGCTGGACGCAGGTGCGAAGACGAATCGGAAGAACGAATACGATGACAGTACGATGTCGATGGCTTCGACTGAGCAGGTGATGCGTTTGCTTATCGCTGCGGGCGAAGACATCGGTGAAATCAACACTGAGTTGAAACGGATACTTCTTGGACTCGAAGGGGGCAAGCCACTGAATATCAGCGAAGCCGAATACAGACTCGGTTGTCGCCCACGGTATGGGAAATCTAACCCAGAGGTGATCGATGTTGCGTTTTGGCACGAGATGGTGCGATGCGGGATCTCGGCATACGAGGCGAAGTCGCAGTTTGGCGACGAGGACAACATGGCAGAAGCTACGTGGTGCTTTAGCAGATATGGAGTCTCATTCACGGAGCTACCTAATGGCCGATTCGTGCAAATTGGTGGCGAGCACGAAGACTTCTACGACCCGGATTTCTGCATCTACAACGACGTTCTGATTCACGAACGTGGTGGTCAGATTCAGATCATGGGCTACCCCAAAGAAGTCTTCCCTCCCACGGACTTCCATTCAGCCACGTTCATTGACGGATTCATCTACATCGTTGGCAGTTTGGGTTACCACGGTGAAAGAAAATTTGGCACTACGCTGGTTTACCGATTGAACTGCGAAACATGGGCCATTGAGTCGATTCCAACAACCGGAGCAAGCCCCGGATGGATTCATGATCATAAAGCGATGTTGCAGGAGCCACACGTTCTGTCGATCTCTGGCGGAAAAGTCTGTATCGAAACGAATGGGCATGAAGAACTCGTGGAAAACAGTGAGATTTACCTACTGAATCTGACATGCGGTGAGTGGACTCGCAAGACTTAA
- a CDS encoding SRPBCC domain-containing protein has product MTIEFTVSAVIPASPKEIYDAWLNSDGHTKMTGSPAHSTAIVGDPFDAWDGYISGKYLKLEPGKRIVQSWRGSSYKDSDADSQIEVTFEPVEGGTKITLAHTNVPNDQASHEPGWRTHCFAPMQKYFGVLADKD; this is encoded by the coding sequence ATGACGATTGAATTCACCGTCTCTGCTGTCATTCCGGCATCGCCTAAAGAAATCTACGATGCATGGCTCAACAGTGACGGCCACACGAAGATGACAGGCAGTCCGGCACACTCAACGGCAATTGTCGGTGATCCATTCGATGCATGGGACGGGTACATCAGCGGAAAGTATCTCAAACTGGAACCGGGCAAACGAATCGTTCAATCGTGGAGAGGTTCAAGTTACAAAGATTCGGACGCCGATTCGCAGATCGAAGTCACATTCGAGCCAGTCGAAGGCGGCACAAAGATCACGCTCGCTCACACCAATGTGCCGAACGACCAAGCCAGCCATGAACCCGGTTGGAGGACGCACTGCTTTGCACCGATGCAGAAATACTTCGGTGTCTTGGCTG